The nucleotide window AATAGATTCTTCTACCTTTTAGCATAGAGGAGATGGTGGAAGGTGACAGAAGAAAGGCACATGTTGAAGAGAGTGTGGAGAGTTTGTGGGTTGAGATGAAGAGGTAGGAGGctggcatggcggctcatgccggtaatcccggtgctttgggaggcagagtccagcggatagcttgaggccaggagttggagaacggtctgggcaacatagtgagatcctatctcttaaaaaaaaaaatagtggagtTTGGTGGCGCACGACCAAAgccctagctactctggaggctaaggcgggaggattacttgagtccaggagttcgaggttacagtgagctatcagcatgccactgcactccagcctgagtgacagagccagcggctgtctctgaaaagaagaagaaaagatagagaaagacagTTGGAGGAACTGAGTTGTTTCccataggaaagagaaaaggtatgggggtgggagaggatgaAGTGAGGAGCTAACTTCAAGAAATCTCATCCAGAAGTTCGTGGAGTGCCCTTACACTTACTGGGAAATGTCTTCATTTCCTGCACTTGGAGGATTGTTGTCTCTTCCTGGAGGAGAGGATTTAGATTTATTCTCCTGGGGAACAAACGATGGACTCAAAGGCTAAAAGCCTAGCGGAAACACATTTCTACTcaatacaaagaatttaaaaggagCTGCACGCACTGTCTCAGGGGGTGGTGAGCCTGTTTCAAACGGAGGCAGGCTGACTTCCGGAGGAACCAGCCCCTAGGGGCTTGACGCCCTGATCCCGGGTCGCTGGCCCGGGGCGGAGACGGGGACAGCGAACTGAGGGTGCGAGCGCCAGGGGTTCCAGCTGCACGTCCCAGGCTCTCCGGGGCGCTGCAGGGCGGGACAAGGAGAGCTGCGGGGAGAACGCCTGTGGCTGGGTCCGGAGGTGCGGGTGCGGCGCGGGACAAGCGGGCAGCATGCTCAGGGCAGTCGGGAGCCTACTGCGCCTCGGCCGCGGGCTAACAGTCCGCTGCGGCCCCGGGGGGCCTCTCGAGGCCACGCGGCGGCCCGCACAGGCTCTTCCGCCCCGGGGTCTCCCCTGCTACTCCAGCGGCGGGGCCCCCAGCAATTCTGGGCCCCAAGGTCACGGTGAGCCAGGGCTCGGACGGGGAGGTCCTGGGAGCGGGGAGGTTGCGGGAGGGCAGCCAGGGGCCGGCCCGGGAGTCGGTTTGAGGGCGCGCTGGTCCTCTGTGCCGGTCAGTCAGTTCCCTCGTCCATCTGGTTTCCTTTCGCTGCAGGGGAGATTCACCGAGTTCCCGCGCAGCGCCGGCCTTCGCAGTTCGACAAGAAAATCCTGCTGTGGACGGGGCGTTTCAAATCCATGGAGGAGATCCCGCCTCGGATCCCGTAAGTGTAGCGAGCGCCGCGCGGAAGAGAGTCGGTCCCCGGCCGCTCGGGTGCGGGGTCACCCACCTTCCGACCGCGGCCACCTAGGAGCGAAAGCGGCCGCAGTGGCAACACTTAGCAATAGCACCCACCACACACGGAGTTCACCTACACACACCCCGCCTCCAGTGCAGTGTGTCAAGAGTCAACTAAGCTTTCAGGGagaatgcagaaggtgggtgaaaACTGAGAGGCTCAGGGGACACCAGCATCGCCCAGATTGCCGGTCCCCAGCAAGCCCCGAACGGGGAGGCAGTGGGGCTCTTGTGCCAAACAGGCCACGGTCCTCGCGAGCATCCGGATGGCTGCGGGGACGCCAGACGGCAATCCACGCTTTGGCCGGAGGCGCCCCCCTACCCCACCCAAGGAAGGGGTTCCCTGATCTTGGCTTGCGGGGCGGCTGGGCGGGGCCGGGTCTCTGGAAAAAAAGCCGCATCCATGCGGCCTCCTCTTCTGGGGCAGGAGACGCCTGGCGGACGCGTTTCTGCAGCCCTCGAGGCTCCGGGTTTACTCAGGGTGGGATGCGCGGGAGTCAGCACCATGGGCGTCTTCAGCATGCTAAACCCACCAAGACAGAAGATAAAACTCAAGCTATTAACTCCCCCTCTAGAGTAATGTAACCTGTAAATTAAATGCTAATAATAAGTAAATGTAACttgtaaaaaaaatctttccaaagTTTCTGTTTCTGCCAAGCCCAAAAACGTTTGCAGCATTTTTACAAGGGATTGGGTAAAAAAGAGAGGGAcaaaaactaagaataaaatcAATCTACTACTTTTTAagtttaccttaaaaaaaaatactaaagccATAACGTGAAAGAAGGATTTTAGAGATTCTGTGCATTTGTACAATGTAATGAATGCCTATTagaatggaaaatggaaactgggcctatttttctgtttttcacctGGTGCCTGCAATGTTATTGTTTATAAACAATTGCAGTTTATCAGTTAGCAAAGCATCTCAGATAGATGGGGGCGGGGTGGGAGAACATGGCGGGAAATGTACACTCAATAATGAATTCTGAAGCATTTTCGTTCTTTTATTGGAGCAAGTCACTAAATGGGAAATGGACATGGAATTTGAAATAACATTGCATTTGAATCCGTTTTCAGTATTTATTCAACTACAGAGGCACTTTCTAAGATTACTTTTCCACGAGATCTATACACTCCAAACTACAGACTTAGCTGAAAGCAAAACTTAGCCTCACAAAAGTCTTTATCATCATAAGCTCTGGTTATCGAATTGTAATTGATGCCTgaaaatttaatacattaaatgccaaacaaaagtaaaaaataattaaaattaaaaagccaccACCCTCAATtggtttgaatttttatttctagtggCCTAACCGAGCAATCAAGAGTGTAAAGAACCAACATTATTGTATATTGTTCGTCAAGAAAACCTATGCCCAGTATTGCATTTAACATAGCTGTATGTGTGAACAGACTCATTTTACAGAAACAATTTCCCCAAGATCATAGTCAAAAGATGTATTATAAGCAGGAACACTTCACTAAGAACAAGATGCCTATAAAAAGCATTGCAGTTTTGCATTGGAAACAAAAAGTATttgagtatttttcattttattatttttctataattttttaagcaTTACTATTTAAGAGAGAGATTCCTGTTAAACTAAGTGTCACACTTACAATGTAAACAGCTTTTACCTTTTAATGGACATATAATGAACAAGTGACCTATAATTTTTGTATCATACACTAATTATGTTTAATAATAACTGTactttgtcttgtttttctcagTGCTAAACTAATTTGTTATAATAGATTAAAGACAAATGACTAGGTAAAAAAGATCAGAGCTTCTAAGTTCCATCTGGAATGAAAGTTAGCAGCAAATATAATCTAATAATTTCTCCATACTCACTAATTGGACCTGTTTGCAACTAACATCTTAAAACTTACATCATTCTGCctaaaatctaaagaaaataggCTACATAGGAGTTTTCTATAGTCTTTCAACCAGTGGAAAAGTtcaaaagttttctatttttaaaagaaaatgcaactttgtctttctggatttttttttcaatgcaaCTACACTCTATTTAAACTTCACATAGATAGAAAAGACTGCCAATGAATATATTCTTATGAATGAAATTCTTTATGCCTATTCATAAACTGCCACTTCATATTATTGAAAATTGTTAAAGTTTATTTCAACGTAAAAGTCCCACAGGCATGATGGCTTTTGTATCACTGCTTTGTAAGTAGTAGTATTAAAATCTTGGACAACATGCATAAAACTATGAATGAATAAGAATATCTAAAATTTAAGTATACCAAATTtcagaataataataacatgaaaatgaaggtctcttttatctttttctttggcaaattattgtgattttgatcacttttttaaaaaaaattattgcaaaagtcatgaaggaaatatttttctaacaGACATTCTCACGAACTGGATAATAGTGTCTTTTTGGGGTAGCATGTGAAGGGACAAGAGATTGGGAGGCcagtgaaaaaaacaaagtgatgaaaatgagttaaaaaaaaaaaactgttcaaatggaaaacaaagccTACTTAACAAAGAGGCTAAATATGCTTTAACTCTTCCTTTATCCAACTTAGTGAATAAAAACAATGGAGAGCAAGTTAGCCTCTTTAGTAGTTATATTTCGTGGAATTAGAAACTAATATTCTATACAGTGGTTTCATAATGGCTAACATTAGTTTAAGATctgaataaatacttgttaatttGAAATTGGTAAAAATAACCAGCGAGCATTTCAATGTCTTTCACATGAAAATGTCATCGAATGCAGTTTGCATTCAGGGAATTTTTTGGAATGTTTACAAGGCAAATTATCTATCATGCCTGTCAGAAAACCATATTActtatacatatttaacaaaatacacaTCTTCATTTAGGCCAGAAATGATAGTCACTGCAAGAAACAAAGCTCGAGTGAAAGCTTGTTACATAATGATTGGACTCACAATTATCGCCTGCTTTGCTGTGATAGGGTCAGCCAAAAGGGTGAGTACCTCCTTAAGAGGGCAAGTCAGTTAAAAGGGTGAGTACCTCCAAAAGGGTGAGTACCTCTTTTTAAGTACCTCCTTAAAAGAGTATCTCACCAAAAGGGTGAGTACCTCCTTAGACCAAAGGGTGAATTTTAAGAAATGTCATGGACATTGCTCTCGATTCAGGATTACTGCTGTCTTTTAATATAAGAACAATTTTGTCTTTGAGACTTgaagtcatatatatataaaatactggaGACAAATTCGTTCATGGAAATTTGAGTCAACAAATCAACACTATATGACCGGGAGGGACAAATGCTTGTttcaacttaaaaacaaaaacaagacagtTTACACCCTGGTTAAAATCTGCAGAAGACAGAGAACTTTGTCGTTGAAGGTTATCCAGACTAGGTCATTCATTATATCAGGAACTCAATTAGCTGTTGCACAGAGATACGAACTAGTTAGAAATGCAAAGGTTGGAAGTGATGGCCAAGGTCATCTAGTGTGTCTGGATCCTGTATGTCAGCCCTTTCCTTGCCATTCCCAATGTGTGGTTTCTGTTTAATACCTCTAGAGGGAAATTAAGAGCTGACTAccctctaattttgttttctgcctcccaaaatcctTCCATCTACTGGTCACTTTTTACCACAAAGAGCAGCCCCACAAGTATTTTGACATTTCTAACACATCCTTAAGAGTATTTGCTTCTTCAGTTTTAACCACTCTAACAACTTCTTTGTACCTTGGAGCTGTTCTCAACACACTCCATTTTAACAGTGCCCCTCCTCATCGTGGCACCTGCAACTGAAGCCATTAGACCTGGATTATAACATTTTTGGTTATGAACACTGCGTTTCAATAGTGCATACATATCATTCATAATAGTTTGCTTGGCTCCATAAACCTCACCCTCTGGGCATACTTAGCTATTTACTATTCTGCCCAATTCTGTGATTCTGTCCTTTACTCCTCAGGTGCCCAGGTATATCTGAGCCCACTAACTTCACGCAGGGATTAGGACTTACAAGCCTACTGATATTATATAAATGTCTTTTCATTCCTATTagcctggaaaaaaaatctatgccaTGAAATGGTTCTCACCAAATgagaaattttttaatgtttactggACTCAACACTCAAGcatgtaaataaataactttgataatattttgtttttaacctaaCCTTAAATAAATGACTGCCTGCCAAATTGATGATTCTCTAGTTTCTAGGAATATTTTGATGATTGGTGTATTGCCTCAgctacatcaaaaagataaacacTGATTAGACAATTTGTGTACTTAGAATCACcctctaataatttatttataatggcactttaatgttttttaatagtAATCACAAGTTTCCAAATGAGACATTAAGACCAATtacacttaatatatattttatgagcAAGTTGGCCTATTAGAGATCTACTGATGTcgtcattttattttcaatacataTGATTTGAATTGAAGGAAAgattttttcatttcctattaAAATTCCATATTTCAAATATAGTTCTACTATAAATCAACAGCCAGGGTTTTTCTCTGTGTGAATCTGACACAAAAAGTAGCAACTGAGAATAAATTGAGTTTTATGTATAGCATTAGTTATTGCTGTTTCCTCTTCTCCAAAAGTGTGACAGCAAACATTGATTTTCAATCATTAATACACTAAACACTTTTGAGCACCTGAGACATGCCAGGCACTCTGCATTTTATTATTAGAACATCATGGAATTAAAATACAGGTATTTTATAGTAGGGAAAATGGAGAGTGATCAAGTAAACACATAAACTAAAAAGATCTGAGGaattcttagtgcaatgaaggaAAGGAACAGGATGATAAAATAGTAACACTCTAGGAGAGGCCATTTTTGATGGAGTGGTCAGGCAAGTCCTCTCTGAGGAGGATGAAAATAAGCTAGCCATGAGAAGACCAGGGGAAGGaaagaacagcatgtgcaaagctTAGAGATGAGAAAGGGTCTGGTgtgttaagaaataaaaaggagcggggggcggagcaagatggccgaataggaacagctccagtctccaactcccagcgcgagcaacacagaagaccggcgatttctgcattttcaactgaggtactgggttcatctcactggggagtgccggacgatcggtgctggtcagctgctgcagcccgaccagcgagagctgaagcagggcgaggcattgcctcacctgggaagcgcaagggggaagggaatcccttttcctagccaggggaactgagacacacaacacctggaaaatcgggtaactcccaccccaatactgcgctttaagcaaacaggcacaccaggagatcatatcccacacctggccaggagggtcccacacccacagagcctccctcattgctagcacagcagtctgcgatctaccggcaaggcagcagcgagactcggggaggggcgcccgccattgctgaggcttaagtaggtaaacaaagctgctgggaagctcgaactgggtggagctcacagcagctcaaggaaacctgcctgtctctgtagactccacctctggggacagggcaatagcaaacacagccgaaacctctgcagacgcaaacgactctgtctgacagctttgaagagagcagtggatctcccaacacggaggttgagatctgagaggggacagactccctgctcaagtgggtccctgacccctgagtagcctaactgggagacatcccccactaggggcagtctgacaccccacacctcacagggtggagtacacccctgagaggaagcttccaaagcaagaatcagacaggtacactcgctgttcagaaatattctatcttctgcagcctctgctgctgatacccaggcaaacagggtctggagtggacctcaagcaatctccaa belongs to Macaca thibetana thibetana isolate TM-01 chromosome 4, ASM2454274v1, whole genome shotgun sequence and includes:
- the FAM162B gene encoding LOW QUALITY PROTEIN: protein FAM162B (The sequence of the model RefSeq protein was modified relative to this genomic sequence to represent the inferred CDS: inserted 2 bases in 1 codon), encoding MRASFPHLRKSKETCVTGPYRKEGVAGVELEKITTRISSDVIISSDPKNLGQIKTFGILSAENAMAFINPYVNTYSENKCEDILQISGAPMRTEKISNAAGFQLHVPGSPXGAAGRDKESCGENACGWVRRCGCGAGQAGSMLRAVGSLLRLGRGLTVRCGPGGPLEATRRPAQALPPRGLPCYSSGGAPSNSGPQGHGEIHRVPAQRRPSQFDKKILLWTGRFKSMEEIPPRIPPEMIVTARNKARVKACYIMIGLTIIACFAVIGSAKRAVERHESLTSWNLAKKAKWREEAALAAQAKAK